Proteins co-encoded in one Kribbella qitaiheensis genomic window:
- a CDS encoding metal ABC transporter permease — protein sequence MTMFQLEFMQRALIAGLLTGLSAPAIGTYLVQRRLSLMGDGIGHIAITGVALGLLTGTAPVLTAVLVAIAGATAIELVRARGKASGDVALALLFYGGIAGGVLLIGLAGQGAATLNTYLFGSLTTVSPSDLYVVVGLAVTVLVVAIGLGPQLFAVCQDEEFARVTGLRVQLLNLLIAVMAAVTVTVAMRTVGLLLVSALMVVPVATAQQVTRSFRSTFVTACAIGVAACVAGIITSYNANVAPGATIVVLALAGFVVSATIGTLLRRRQAVHAPLTDEEPEVDLPEPAPHVVSSVHAHAHNPACGHPKVEHDDHVDYVHDGHLHAAHGDHWDEH from the coding sequence GTGACGATGTTCCAGCTCGAGTTCATGCAGCGGGCCTTGATCGCGGGGCTGCTGACCGGATTGTCGGCGCCGGCGATCGGCACGTACCTGGTCCAGCGCCGGTTGTCGCTGATGGGCGACGGGATCGGGCACATCGCGATCACCGGTGTCGCTCTTGGTCTGCTGACCGGCACAGCGCCGGTGCTGACCGCAGTACTGGTCGCTATCGCTGGTGCAACTGCTATCGAGCTCGTCCGGGCTCGTGGGAAGGCCAGTGGCGATGTCGCGCTCGCACTGCTCTTCTACGGCGGCATAGCGGGTGGTGTGCTGCTCATCGGCTTGGCAGGGCAGGGCGCAGCGACGCTGAATACGTATCTGTTCGGCTCACTCACCACTGTGTCGCCGTCCGACCTGTACGTCGTAGTCGGGCTGGCCGTGACTGTTCTGGTGGTCGCGATCGGGCTCGGACCGCAACTGTTCGCGGTGTGCCAGGACGAAGAGTTCGCGCGGGTCACTGGGCTGCGGGTGCAGTTGCTGAACCTGCTGATCGCGGTGATGGCCGCAGTGACCGTGACAGTGGCGATGCGGACCGTCGGGCTGCTGCTGGTGAGCGCTCTGATGGTCGTGCCGGTTGCTACCGCGCAGCAGGTGACGCGGTCGTTCCGCAGTACGTTCGTCACCGCTTGCGCGATCGGGGTGGCTGCGTGCGTGGCCGGCATCATCACGTCCTACAACGCGAATGTAGCGCCGGGCGCGACCATCGTCGTACTGGCGCTGGCGGGGTTCGTGGTGTCGGCCACGATCGGCACGCTGCTCCGCCGTCGCCAGGCTGTACATGCACCGCTCACCGACGAGGAGCCAGAGGTCGATCTCCCCGAGCCAGCACCGCACGTGGTCAGCTCTGTCCACGCGCACGCCCACAACCCGGCGTGCGGTCACCCGAAGGTGGAGCACGACGACCACGTCGACTACGTCCACGACGGACACCTGCACGCGGCGCACGGAGATCACTGGGATGAGCACTGA